GGAGTCGATCTCCAAATTTTCGCCGCTGCAATCTCTCTGTCGAGGAAGAATGAGGAAGAAAAGAGATTAGgtcaaaaaaataaccaaaactaCGTCGTTTCATACTCCCAGAACGCGTATTCTAGCTAAGGCAGAgcagaaaaaaatcattttgaatTTATCGATAACACCACAAGAACTTTGTCTTTGAACCCTCTAAATTAGTGTTTAAACATCTATCAAACATAGTGGACGGACGTACTTAGATAGTGACCAATGTacaaaaataatcaataaataGGTGTGTGTTTGAGGCGTTGGATTAATTTGTATTTGGTTTTAGTTAAGGGTTTGGTTAGAGTATGTCTACGGttatggttttagagtttatttAGGGTTAAGGGTTTGACTATGAATTACAGATTTAGGGTTTGTTTAGGGTATGATTAAGAATCATGATTGTATTatggttttagggtttggttAGGGTATGTCTATGGTTATGGTTTAAGTTAAGGGTTTGGTTAGGGTATGTCTATGGTTATGGTTTTAGTTAAGGgtttgtttagggtttgggtcctcagtttttatgattttgttctttatagggttgtttcataatttatacAAAATCAAAGCTAGAGTTGTTTCTTAATTCAAATCAAATACCAAAGCCAAAGTTGTTTTCTAATTCTAACAAACCAAACTACTAAAATCACAGTTAATCAATCATCCTCCAGGTCAAAGACCTCAGACCTCTCCCATGGTGAAGGCACATATCGTGTCATAACCTCAGCAAAGATGGGGTCGTGTGCAGCCTCCCATAAGTCCACTCCAATCTTCTGTCTACAACCCATAATGATTTCATCATCCACTAAACTGACGTCAAGACCAAGCAGCGAGCATTCCAAGTGCTTCAAAGCGTATGCACCGCAATCACAACAACTTTTATTCAATCTCAACTTCATAGGCACATCCACGATAGAATATGATGAGAGGAGTAGCTGCTTCTGTCTTTCTTGTGGTGCAACGGACTTCACAATCCTAGGAATGATAGCAGCAAACTTCTCAACGTACTGTCTGTTCTTTCCCCGACCGCAATCAAAGACTTCTACTTTTCTTTCAATGATGTTTACACAGACACCAACCCAGTGATTACCTGCGTTCGTGTCCACAAAAATTTGTAAACGAAGAAATGTATACTAGGATGTAAAAAGAACTGAATGGTTACCATTTACAAACAGAGGAAAGTAGAGTCGATCAACATCAACACCCCAAACTAGATCAGTCCGCCCATGAGATGGAAGCTCTCCTCTGCCGTACCCAAGAAGGAAATCAGGCAATTGATAGGcttttttgtttggtaaaaaCTTCTTGTATGCAGCGTCTACTTGGAGGCAAAACATAGCACTCATGAAAGCAACACGCCGAGGGGCCCAACGATTCAATGTAGTGTTCACACGCCATATAAACATAACCGCATCCATCTCCTAAAAATTTACAATGAAAGTTAAGTAATATAGCATATAAGAAGTGTTAGGAAGATAAATTCACTAAAGGTTAGTACAAGATTCATTACCTCGTTTCCAAGCCATTTTCCAGCACTTACTACTCTTGTAGCTACAGACAAATTAAAGCATGTAGGACCAATTGTTAAAGGTATAGGCTTTAATGCCCATTCCGTGAATCCTTTCCATGACTCTTCGGAGATATAATAAAGTGACGCCTGCGGAGAAGCATCTTCTGGCAATGGTGAATCGCTAAGCTGAAGTCCATGACCTTTTCTTTTGCACCATTTCTCCCACTGTGACGGCGGTGGAGCTGTATTCATCTCtgtcttttctttctttactgGATTATCCACTGAACCTCGGACCGAAGTCATTGGAGTCCaccagtcttcttcttttttgtcctGAGATGGATCAAAGCCTGGCACATACGACGTCTGAGAAAGCCCTTCAACCCCTTGTGTACCTATCCCGCGACCCAAATCATCTGCTTCACTATAATTCACATCGAATGTAGTCTCGGAACCATCCTGTTAtttcatgacaaataagcaataaTTGAGATACCAAAATACATTatcattaataattattttacataaaagttCCAGaccattacataagttcaaacaAGACACTTACAAACCAAGAACACTTACACACCAAGCACACATACAAACCGAGACCTTATAAAGTACAACAAAATTCAGGCCGATAACTTAGATGCCAATAAAACAAACAGACACGCAAACCACGAACTTAAACAAGACAAAATAACATTGaagaggatggtgaagactAGTGTTTGTTTACCCCGCGTGTGGACCTCCTCAACGGTGCCTGGCTCGTCGATGGCTTTGTCGGTGAAGGCTCTCCAAGCTCAACTTCAACGCTGGCTTCCTTACGTGATTGTTTAAGCTCTGTCCGCATCTGCTCAAATGTCTCGGCCATCTGTTTCTGTATCCTTTGTTCCATTCCAGAGAAGTTGTGCTCAAACAACTGTGTCATAAAAGCCTTCATGTCTTCATTAAAAGGAGCTTGCTTTGCGCCACTTGCGAGAACCTTATGCTTTCTCTTCTCCATACCACGATCGGGAAGCCTCTTTTTACCCCTCTTTGATCTAGAACCAACGTTTTTTGATCCTTTCGGAGTCTGAAAGTCGTCATCACTCTCGGCTGCTTCAACATTCACGCTTGCTTCATCATTCACAGCTGATTCGTCATCGAGAGATAAAGAAatcacttcattttcttcagttTCCCAAACATGCTCACTAAAATCATGCCCCTTCTTTATCATCTCCATCAGAACCTTGATTCTGTCATCCTCCACATCATCATCTCTGCGAAACGCCTGAGCTTTGACAACATCATAATTTCCTGTCCATGAGATGTATGGGTAGATGTCATCCTACACAAGACAGGGAAATACAGTTAGATACTAACTACTCATTTCAAACCGGAAAGAGTCgtcataaatagataaaattaccTTGGGTGTAATAATCTCCTCCAAGCGAATGATCTCCTCATATGACACCTTCGCAGCTCCCATCCAGTTTATGCATCTAGGACCGTccttgaaacccttatccaGCTTTTTTCCACAAAGCTTCCCGATTTTTGGCACCgcttccattgcccaaatctgCAAGGCGTATGAGAAGCCATCCAAGACATAGCTAGTGGTCTTTTCCTTCAGTTGGGAACGATTTTTGGCTATGGATTTGCAGAGAAGGTCATAAGCAGCAACTCCCCAAGGATACCTTCGAACTCTGTCAAGATCCATGACCACCGCGATGTACTTCAGGGGGATATTAGCCTTCTCATCTCTCGCCAATACCACACAAAGAATGATCGCCAAGTAGATAAGACGTATGCGATCTGCATTCTTCCATTTCTTTACAGCTTCCTTGTCCTTAGTCCACAGGTTGAAGAGTGTAATTGTTCCATCTTTTCTCCTCAAAACCTTGCTCCAGAAACCACCATCATATTTCCACTCTTCAAACTCCTCAATCGAAATGTGAGTATCGCATTCAAACCCGGTTACGGCGTGGAACTCTTGCAATGAGAATCGAAGCGGTCTCCTCGCAAAGACAAACCATAGCTCGTGCTGTAAGAAAGTCACCAGCTCCCTACACAAGAAGCTGTGTATCACCCTCGCAGAGTATCCAAGACCATTCTCATGGAGCTTAAAAATCTGATGAAAAACCGGGTCTTTCTTCACGACATCCAACTCCTTTGGCAGCCACGCTTGGAACTTTCGGATTATGTAGTCGATCCTGCAGTTGTTGTTGATCTGAGTAACTCGGGGCTCCTCGCCCTCCTTAAAAAGCCTCTTCGGTAGCTCCTCAGACATAGCTACAAACCGTGACAAAATTATTAGTTCAACATGTAAAGGTTTCAATATCATCACACATGTAAAGGTTTCAATAATATCAACCAATCCgtgaaacaaaattattttaagaaacacggcaaatcattttaaaaaaaaatcaagctttaatggaaGAACACTTCGATTTCGTTTAATATGAGAATCTATAGATGAAATCCAATACCTTCTGTGAAGAATTGTGAGATTGAGAGGCGAAATTGATGGAAGAACACTTCGAAAATCGATTTGACCCGACGAAGAGGAAGAACGATTCGCAGCCGTTGTGTCTTCAGTGAGATCGAAAAGGATGGTGACGGAGACGAGAGTAGAGACCACGGGCTGATGAAACACCGACGAAGAACAGAGCTTCTCACCGTTGAACCCTAAATCGCCGTGGGAGAGCGACGAGTCTACGACGGAGAAGACAAAGAGAAAGGGGAATTAGGTTTGCGGCATCCCGCGTCTCCTTTTTTCccatttagtgttttttttattttttaatttttatagattttaattttaacattaaaatctattacgaaaattattataatttataatttaaattcaacaTAATTGGTAAATTAAGGGTACTTTGGTATTTTACAAGATCTAAAATcctattttcctaaaatatctTCTAGAAATCCTAATGTGACAAATCCAAGTTCAAAGTGTCCTATTTATCCAATTTTCCCAAAATTAAGAGCCCACCAACATGAATTTGTTCTTTAGAGCTCAAATATAAATGCAACAAACAAATATCAATTCTCAAGGCCATGGATTAATGTCATGAAAGCccaattgatatttttatatataaaaaaaaagaattaatgaGCAAGCAAAAAGTCAATATTGGCATATGCTCTCTCCAATCATTTtttcagttgaaaaaaaaaaaaaaaaaaatcattttttcaaGTCCACAACACgttttcgtttttttataaatagtaaATATTGTAAAGAGATAAATATCTACCGCCCAGTTTGGAggcataattaaaaattatcgtATTTAAAgtttacttaaaaataatttataagtaataaaaccctaattctaaaattatatatgataAAGTGGCGCTCGAAGCAAACTGAAaccctagaaaaaaaaaattgggaagAAAAGCAAAAGGTAACAGACTAAGTCTCATGcatattttcatttcttttctatATTCATAGGTTTTATTTTTGGGTTGTATGCAACAAAGTTTGAAAGACGAAGATGGCTGCTAAGATGAGCAGTGGCCTCCTGACGGGactccttctcttctttctggTTCTGGTGATGATTCAGGTCGGTGAGGCTATATTGCAAGACATGCCTCCCACTGATACAAGGTGCGTGTGTCAAGAAATCAATAGTAATGTAGACATAATCTCCGAGGATCATTcctgtaacatcccgagttgtgatttgtgaaaaggcttaagagaattgatttggctacctatgtcaccaaagttgacttaccttttccggaacacatcctgaaagaactccagagttaagcgtgcttgagctggagtagtggaaggatgggtgacctatcgggaagtgattcgcgatagcgtgcgagtgaggccaaagcatgggaaaaggtcgggtggtgattgcagggtcagtaaacaatgatttcgagccttggaaaattaacggaccgactgTCAGACGGGATGGaacccacgggccgagagagcgggcatgggtggcccattagccgtgggcgggtcggggcgttataagtggtatcagagctggttagccatctcggttctgacccgagaggcgtcttgagacctgtcgtggggcgcaacgaggacgttgcgttctttgagagggggtgaattgtaacatcccgagttgtgatttgtgaaaaggcttaagagaattgatttggctacctatgtcaccaaagttgacttaccttttccggaacacatcctgaaagaactccagagttaagcgtgcttgagctggagtagtggaaggatgggtgacctatcgggaagtgattcgcgatagcgtgcgagtgaggccaaagcatgggaaaaggtcgggtggtgattgcagggtcagtaaacaatgatttcgagccttggaaaattaacggaccgactgTCAGACGGGATGGaacccacgggccgagagagcgggcatgggtggcccattagccgtgggcgggtCGGGGCGTTATAATTCCACTATCTCAGTTAAGGTGATTGTTGGGTTTCTCTTCCGATCCACCATGTTATTTGTatcaacattttattatttgatcTGTTAATTCCAACTGATTCATAAAGTTTGCTCAAAATAATTGATAGTAATCACAAGTTTCTGAATCTTAAATATTGACCAAGTACCATTTGGTATTTGTGATCATGGGTTTTTGCTAGTTCCTCATAGctaatttgatagtttttttagaGAGTCCTGATTAAAGTCAATTTTGGAGAGAAAGGGAATAATGTAAAATGCGGAAATAGAGTGGTCATGGATGGTGTTTCTGTTCATTGTTCTACTTGCCTCTGAGTTCTTTATGTTGCAGTTGAACTTCCCatacaacaaaaatattagCATCAACGTTGGCCGCTGTAAAACTACTCAGAAAGAAAAGATCGAGGTGAGCTTTCAAATAGATATTTACAAAAAATGTATCctcttcattttgttttgaagatttgtTTCTTTGAGACATTTAATTTGCTTATTAACTTAGGGAATGGAGGTGGAGATTAGAAAACTTGAAGGCACAGTCAAAGCCATCCATGAAAATCTACTCAAGCTAATAAACGGGTAAAAGAATCTTCAACTTGTCTTGTCTGTTTTTGTTTAgtctaattaatattaaagttTTGTCGAACAAAATGACACTTTGCATGCAGAGACGCCGATGTGATAACAGTGAGTGCGAACACCAACACACTATTAGCTTCGTACAGTGTAATGGCGGTGATTATTTGCATTATGGTCTCTGTTTATCAAGTAGTCTGCTTGAAGGCATACATAGAGGCGAACAAACTTACATAAAGATTTGTGATTCATCGAGATCCTTTTCCATACTTTTTTATGTTGAATTATATTCAGGTTTCTcttttctatcttttttttttggtaaaattctCCTTTCTATCTTTCTTGTTCACACTGTGAAATCATATTATTGCATAAAGGTATTCTAGCTTCCATCACAAATGGtcgttttggaaaaaaaaggaaaaagcaaATGGTAACCACATCCTGAAGCGATCTACAGGATTGAAACACAACTATTTACAATTCTACGATGATAGAAAGTCCATGTCACATACTTATGTCCCACATACTCATTTATattgtatgcaaataaaataatagaaaacttATGTTAGTATGGATAAACATATAGTACAAGTTAATAAATTAGAACATTGTATACAAACGAAAATAcaaatgaattaaaatatattatataatatagtatAAGTTAGTGAAATTATTAAACatgtaaaataattagtttACCTTATATCATAAAACTAACCCCCAATCTCAATTCCGCCGtcaaatattaaactttaaatcataatcattaaatttaaatgatcaCTAAATTTAAGAAAAGTTTTCTCATTTATAACTATTAAATTTactgttttaaattattaacatttttaacttACTAAAGTCATATAAGACAACAATAATCAAATATCTACTAaggaaacaagaatcaaataaattaagagCCCAACAACATTAATTTGTTGTTTAGAGGTCAAATATAAATGCAACAAACTTATCTCAATTCTCAAGCCCATGGATTAATGTCATGAAAGccaattgatatttttatatataaaaaaaaaaattaacgagCAAGCACAAAAGTCAATATTGGTATATCCTCTCCTCGGCAATATTTATGTCTAGAAAACTAGAACTGTAAAACTGTGCCAATCATTTTTCAAGTCCACaacatttttttagttttcttagagatatagtatattttgtaaagAGATAAATATCTACCGCCTAGTTTGGAgccataattaaaaattatcgtATTTAAAGTTTActtaaaagtaatttataagtaataaaaccctaattccaaaattatatatgataattCATGACGTTACATTGTGTTACAAATATGTTTCTTATGGTGTTTcatcagttggtatcagagctccgtGTCTTTAATATATCTGAAGTTCAGTTTCCTTTTATTTGTTAGGCAGGCATACTCTTAGTTGAGAGTGTTGAGACTCTCAAACTGTTAGATGGAAGAAAGCAACATTTGATTGCATTTAAGGCAATTTGATCATATATTTCAAGAGGGAGGGTTatactgagaaaaaaaaacagaagaccgACATGGCCTCTTTTTAACCTTTTGCTAGCTCCATCACCAGGCGAGAGATATTGTTTTCAATAGCTCAATATTGTCTCACCGTATCACCAATCTTTTCATTGGCACACCAGTTTCTCAAACAGAGATCGCATATGGCATTCATCCCCATCCACTCATGGTAGCAGATTTTCAAAGAGATCAACGCCAAGAGTCACAACTCTTTCAGATTCTCCGTTCTCAACATACGTATGTGTTGCCTGATAACCAAAAACAAATAGTATCTAACAGTTCAGCTTTGAGTCCACAGAAACTTTGATTTCTTATCGGTTTTAGTcatcttcttttttattatatccACTGAGCTTACGTGAGTTCATATGTAATAAATCCAGTAGATAAATTTTGTTACTAAGTCAGTCTTAATGAGCAAACATAATATACCTGATCAAGATCTTATGCCACAACAGTGTTTCCCCAAGGCTACGTAAAATTGAAGTTTCATCCTTCCATTCTTAACTTTAATCAGATCAAAGAGGAACAGACTCGGGTGTCTTCACTTTCTACTTCAATCTTTACAAATCATTGGTTTGCTTCTCCTGCAAGAGGAGAAACTAAGCAAAAGATTATGAAGCTTtataataagatataatttttttttggtaaaattatacataataGAATTCTAATTTGGTAAAATATTTAgtcaacaaataaaaatttagggAATAAATACTTGATCTAatccgaataaatataaaattcaagaaaaacTAGGAAAAAACgtaaaaaggaaaaaggaaaaaaataaaaaaaatgtatttacgGTATTAGTTTATCCATTTCATCAAACTCtactaacaaaaataaaaagaagaaatatcACATATACTTTTTGGTGGTTAAGTTTCTTAATCTTAGAAAAATTAACATGAAAAAAGCAATGtacaatattaatttttaaaaacagttacaatatttaaaaaatgaaataataaaatattttatatgatacatattacaattaataaagcATAGACACATTCCTAAGAAAAGTTAAATGGTTCCACAACactgtgtttttctttttaaaactaaagcaaatatattttttagaaacaaaacaaaactaaattgTTGCAAAATCTGGACGCGCACTGAATTACACAATAATTCTACAtaaatttgattgaaaatttcaaaaaatttaagatattcttaattttatagtttataattagaaaataaacctcaaatatatataaataaagctattaacttttaaaattattttattatattgttaaatatatagttaattttttttgaacaagaCCTTAAAATAATTTGAGACGGCCCTATACACAGGGGCGGACCCAGATCTCGTGAGGAAGTGGCACTTGCCACatactaaataatataactCTCTTATGTCGTTAACATACATAATATTGTGTAGCTCTTACGGTTCTAAAGATTATGTTGCGCCCCACTCTCTTTGAATCCACCAAGCGTCCtctgttttatttgtttctacATTTTTAATTACCTTTCccattttctcatttcttttgcTACCTACAATGATGttgctttttctttttacaattgttttcttttctctaaTATTAATGTTtccaaataaaacatataatttatttaaatttcactCAAAcagttattttattaatttttcagtttttagattaacataagaaaaattaaaatgaataaataaatatttttgtaataaaaatattatgttctaTATGTAATATTacttaaaatagaatttttaaaatttttaaaaaattatttatctatttCCAGAGAAGGataaagaagaattgcagagtCGATATggttaatctctttccttaaatctttaaacgcTCCGTAGTGTGACGGTTTCATAGCGCTCATATTCCAAGGATACAACTGCAGAATTGTTTCTGTTTACCATCACCGGAAAACAGAATCTATCGAATCTATTTTAGTGActaatgtaatttttaaaaaaatatatataatttaatgaaataatttatatttagtattttaataaacatacatatagatatatagattGTGCCAtatgttaaattattttctagatCTATTTCTGCCTATACATACTAAAATCATCTGAATATAACAATTAAGGCTTTTAGTTTTGGATTTCTGGTAGTAAAAAGCTCACGGCTGCGAGTTTTAGTATCCGGATTTAAATTTCGGCCACTGGAAAATTCACGTGCAGAACCCCAGCGT
The nucleotide sequence above comes from Brassica napus cultivar Da-Ae chromosome A9, Da-Ae, whole genome shotgun sequence. Encoded proteins:
- the LOC106360964 gene encoding uncharacterized protein LOC106360964 isoform X2, encoding MSEELPKRLFKEGEEPRVTQINNNCRIDYIIRKFQAWLPKELDVVKKDPVFHQIFKLHENGLGYSARVIHSFLCRELVTFLQHELWFVFARRPLRFSLQEFHAVTGFECDTHISIEEFEEWKYDGGFWSKVLRRKDGTITLFNLWTKDKEAVKKWKNADRIRLIYLAIILCVVLARDEKANIPLKYIAVVMDLDRVRRYPWGVAAYDLLCKSIAKNRSQLKEKTTSYVLDGFSYALQIWAMEAVPKIGKLCGKKLDKGFKDGPRCINWMGAAKVSYEEIIRLEEIITPKDDIYPYISWTGNYDVVKAQAFRRDDDVEDDRIKVLMEMIKKGHDFSEHVWETEENEVISLSLDDESAVNDEASVNVEAAESDDDFQTPKGSKNVGSRSKRGKKRLPDRGMEKRKHKVLASGAKQAPFNEDMKAFMTQLFEHNFSGMEQRIQKQMAETFEQMRTELKQSRKEASVEVELGEPSPTKPSTSQAPLRRSTRGDGSETTFDVNYSEADDLGRGIGTQGVEGLSQTSYVPGFDPSQDKKEEDWWTPMTSVRGSVDNPVKKEKTEMNTAPPPSQWEKWCKRKGHGLQLSDSPLPEDASPQASLYYISEESWKGFTEWALKPIPLTIGPTCFNLSVATRVVSAGKWLGNEVMNLVLTFSEFIFLTLLICYIT
- the LOC106360964 gene encoding uncharacterized protein LOC106360964 isoform X1, which produces MILKPLHVELIILSRFVAMSEELPKRLFKEGEEPRVTQINNNCRIDYIIRKFQAWLPKELDVVKKDPVFHQIFKLHENGLGYSARVIHSFLCRELVTFLQHELWFVFARRPLRFSLQEFHAVTGFECDTHISIEEFEEWKYDGGFWSKVLRRKDGTITLFNLWTKDKEAVKKWKNADRIRLIYLAIILCVVLARDEKANIPLKYIAVVMDLDRVRRYPWGVAAYDLLCKSIAKNRSQLKEKTTSYVLDGFSYALQIWAMEAVPKIGKLCGKKLDKGFKDGPRCINWMGAAKVSYEEIIRLEEIITPKDDIYPYISWTGNYDVVKAQAFRRDDDVEDDRIKVLMEMIKKGHDFSEHVWETEENEVISLSLDDESAVNDEASVNVEAAESDDDFQTPKGSKNVGSRSKRGKKRLPDRGMEKRKHKVLASGAKQAPFNEDMKAFMTQLFEHNFSGMEQRIQKQMAETFEQMRTELKQSRKEASVEVELGEPSPTKPSTSQAPLRRSTRGDGSETTFDVNYSEADDLGRGIGTQGVEGLSQTSYVPGFDPSQDKKEEDWWTPMTSVRGSVDNPVKKEKTEMNTAPPPSQWEKWCKRKGHGLQLSDSPLPEDASPQASLYYISEESWKGFTEWALKPIPLTIGPTCFNLSVATRVVSAGKWLGNEVMNLVLTFSEFIFLTLLICYIT
- the LOC106419906 gene encoding transmembrane emp24 domain-containing protein p24delta3, producing MAAKMSSGLLTGLLLFFLVLVMIQVGEAILQDMPPTDTRCVCQEINSNVDIISEDHSTISVKLNFPYNKNISINVGRCKTTQKEKIEGMEVEIRKLEGTVKAIHENLLKLINGDADVITVSANTNTLLASYSVMAVIICIMVSVYQVVCLKAYIEANKLT